The DNA sequence tatattcgTAGCGGAAGGGATTATCAGTttcatgttccttcctttgtaccgtgtaccggggccacggtagcCCTTTAGATAATTCCACTGCCTCGGCAGTCGTCAGATTTTTCATagtctaaatttgtttttcaaacgCCTATCATTACCTCTTCAAGTTTCGATTATTGCTGTACGGAATTTAATCATAGTGTCGTGGGGgctttcacaatcattcaacaCAGAAATGTTCTTCACAGGAATAAAACCCACGATAATTCACGTACAGAGGGTTTGCCTTGATAACcactatcataaaataaaaaaaagaaacatgaaaAACCCCgcattttaataactaaatcttcagagttgataataaaaatacttaaatatcatCATCGTTACACGAAATGCTGTGTTTCAAATTCTTATAGTTCCGTttcttattttctaattttagaTTGTATACAGATATAAGCAAAGAATTTGACAactcattcaataaaattaatagagaaaaaaaatcacgttttaaaatgtcactctctttaaatttatcaaaatcggtctaaccgtatttgtagttgtaaattgcattgtcatcaagtttgaagctaccctgaaaattacagcctactagcttatcgggaagtacctcaaaattttgttccaaaaatccaaccggaacgacaaaacaaacaagaaagtgaggctataaaaacgtgggaataagcTAGTATTTTTTTCCGTCGAAGGTATGAGTCTATCAAAcctgtaatataatttacaaccCCTTCGGTTATTCAgcatgttaaataataaagtctttCAGTGACGCTTTCAGTAGCACGCGACCAAGCGAGGGAGAGCACGTACCGAACGTTGCACGTTGGTTAAAAGGAATATACGTTTTTACGAAATAAGTAGTGAgtgaatacttttttgttatttatcttaagctgaaaataaaaacaggtaAGATTTGTTCCAATATTCTCCTTTATGGACAATtcacacataaataaattaaaatatttttaagttaataaatcaaaaacaatatgcgtttaaaaatatgaaaatttgtCTCCAACCGGCAAACGGaaacattatcatttttaaatttgttattattttgaatgcgttttgatattttgttaaaaaaagtagGTTTGAATTCCCAGAAGGGTTTGAATATTTTGCATTAACTAAATGCAATGGTTCTTGAATGGTTCCGTAAGaacgtatttattaaatgtaaaatgtagatAAATGAATATTAGTTTGATTACATATAATTATGCTTTGGGTAAAAATGGAAGTTCCTataaattgttttctgttttcaagacgaaaattaatattcttttagtaTACCTTATccatttagtattttaatatcttaaaaaatatcaatcactATACATAATTAGAATGAATAAATAGACTGAAAGTTAACGTTAAATAATAACACCAGGCTAGAAATGTACCTCAattattgaaagaaatatttcacaaagaaaattataagcATTGATGAAACTcttcaaatcatatttatattaaataaaatcccTTCATTCCTACATATTACAAtataacagcaaaaaaaaatatttaaaacgtaaaaaacgTAGCAATAGATTCACAGAAACGTATCGACTCCGGTAACAAAgcgtaatttaatataatagtcTATAATTTTCCACTTAATTCCCACGGGAACATGGCAAAGGCATGAATTATGCAGCCGTCCACCTAGTGGGGACATTCAacttcataaatgtttaaatgaatgaatgctacgaataatttgttattaaaacgagcttttcagttttaaaaagtagatttaaataagtaaatagttaagctacgcttgacgcggttggtccgtagatgggtgatcatctttgtcataacgagttcctccgtgtttcggaaggcacgttaaattgtgggtcccgggctgttattcctacatctttgacagtcgttacaggtaggcagaagcttgaaaaagtctaaccaaggggtatcgtgttgcccaggtaactgggttgaggaggtcagataggcagtcgctccttgtaaaacactggtacttagctgaaaaccagttagactggtagcgacccccaacatagttgggaaaaggctaggccgatgatttaACCctggaaatgtaaaaaaaattaaagtgtctttgtttgtctgtttgtctcttttctgaaccgattgtaatgaaatctGAATTCTGATACCATAGTTTCGAGCCTTTTAACTGGTAAAAGGGCTGTAAGGGATCCTTACAATAGTTGgaagtttaaattaaacttttttttttaatagtctgTAGCTTTAAAATTTGGctttaataatataggtatgttAGATTTTACggtaattcaatttttaattggAGTAATGAAAGGGGGTCAGACCTACATTTAATCTGGCATTCccacggaaacgggaaccacctcacgctgtaaactgaagtccacgcggacggagtcgcgggcaacagctagtgtattatattttcattaacgtCTAGACATTAGAAATGTGATGACATTGGGAATTACAGTGATTATGTTAAGGGAGCCTTGAAGAGACCTTCAGGGTGTGTTCTTGACTTCTAACTGCCTTGACCTTGGGTTGGTTTACTCCTTCAACCTATAGTTTACAGACTCAATcgttatctatactctatactaatatataaagctgaagagtttgtttgtttgtttgaacgcggctaatctcaggaactattggtcaaaattctttttgtgttgaatagaccattcatcgaggaaggctttaggctataaaccatcacgctgcgactaataggagcaaagataggtacaatggaaaatgtgaaaaaacaggtcaggtataaatcataacttatatcttctacccacggggacgaagtcgcggggcaacagctagtaatataatataactatcacaactttcacacaactccatctagtctcaaacaaaatacacccagacacagaacaattgATTGTGACTCATCACAggaacatttgtcctgggtaggaatcgaactcacgagcttcggtatagcagtcataCCACTTACCACCAAACCAACAGTCTAGTCAAAGTGAGTTAAAGTATAgccaaatataattattaagcaACGCAAGCAAAGTACTACTTAATGtgactttcttaattattttaagacgggCCTGTTaatctagtggttagtgaccctgactgctataccggaggtcgtgggttcgattcccgcccaggacaaatgttgtgtgatgactgatgagcatgatcatttgttccggtgtctgggtgtaatttatctataatatgtatgtatttagaaatatataaataagtttattcagttgtctggttaccataacacaagctctgcttagcttgggatcagataacagtgtgtgagttgtcccaggatatattatattattattattactgataaacggtgaagaaaaacataGTAAGGAAACCAGTACAGAAAATATTGGTAttgataattaattgatgaGGGAATCTGGTACTTAGTATGAAAATTATCGGCTGCatggacagccgagtggttgaggtcgctaccgccaaacccactgcgcgattatagttcgatccccgcaggacaagcgtttgtgtgatccacgaatgcttgtcctgagtctgggtgtctttgtgcatgtgatttgaatgttaatgaaaaaaaaagaaagatgtTCTTggtgacaaacataaaaaaaatacaatttactttttgaagtcTATTGAAAAGTCAATTACTTTATCGAAACGTTACATACAGACAACAAAACACATTACATGTAATGGACTCGACCTAATAATGTTTGTATCACAATATatcctactagctgttgcccgcgacttcgtccacgtggttagaatatcttgaaccgttttcgcagctcacgcaacggaagccctcgaagatgaataattttctctgttttttttccacattttccattgtatcttcgctcctattagtcgcagcgtgatgttttatagcctaaaaccttcctcgatcaatggtctattcaacacaatttgaaccagtagttcctaacaaacaaactcttcagctttatatattagtatagaagtatagattacgtacagacaacaaaacacaatatatgTAATGGACTCAAactaataatgtttatattacaaatatatcCCATTTTTACCATCACAAGCATAAGTTATTTGACCCGGATATCCCTTTGTTATCCGTCTAATCGTTCCGAAAGATCATTATTGATGTAGggcaaatgtttttgtgtcatTTAACCAACGTTTAAAAATGATGATGTTGCGTTTTGTGCTATGATCCGTAGGCAGACagatggatttagacgaaacttggtacacagtaGGTTATAACACACAGGATAGTATTTTTCGACTTTTAGCGGTCGCGGGGCCCGCGGgccatccctactaatattataaatgcgaaagtaactctgactgtctgtctattacgctttcacgtctaaactactgaactgattttaatgaaatttggtacagacatagggttgaccttgagaaagaacataagatagtttttatcccggactttcgAAGAGTtgtcttggaaacgcgatataaccgacatcgacgcgggcgaagccgtgggcgaaaagctagtatgcaataaaacattaaaatgatgtaACTGTTTACGCACGCATTTCGgcgtttcggacccaaccggagtcctcaatcatgagcagacgcggcaggatcgcgagtcgaacgtcTAGTCGggttaccccgataaatacgcgtgagtaaaaccgttacatcatttaataatgaatcagtctcacgatagtaactatcaaaatattatgattgtttttattttttctagattATGGATAAACACACCAGCAGGACTTCAAAGGTAGCTGCCTGGATATTATGGATCGTAAACTGTTTTGTCATGGTGAGAATTCTATTTACATATTCCATACTAGGTGTTGCCTCCCACAAAACCGTCCCTGGACTTCcacgaatatttcaaaactaaaatgagccaaatcggttcagccgttctcgagttttagcgagactaacgaacagcaattcttttttatctacaaaaaaaaagtagaagatGATTCAATGGCGTAtggtttaaaaacaataaatttatttttgcttttcagGTCATCTGTGCTTTGCTGGTGGCGCTGGGATTGTGGATTATATCATCACCCACGTCACTAGCCTCGGTGTTAGAAGCTTCTGGAAGTATGATCATAAAGGTCAGTtcatatatattataactagctgttgcccgcgacttcgtctccgtgggtagaagatataagttatgatttatacctgccctgattttttcacattttccattgtatcttcgctcctattagtcgcagcgtgatggtttatagcctaaatgcttcctcgatgaatggtctattcaacacaaaaagaatttttcaatttggaccagtagtgaGTGAACATGGCGAAATTTGTAACGACTATTAAAACAAGACAGTTGCTGTGGGAGAAAGACGGCATTCCTAATGATTAAGAGCGgtcaaattgaaatataaagagCGTGCTTTTCTCCGCGTGAAAACGGTCAAACTTTGTCATGAGATAATGAATTTGATTGCATTCATTTTCAGTCTGTCTTTTTCTACTCTCAAGAGCTTTGAACGTTTAACACAACGTTTGGAAGTCGCATTAaagtttcacttaaaaataaaaatattcctacgtttttatacactcattttcttgtttgtttgtcgttccggttggatatttgcaactcaattttgaggcacttcccgataagctagtaggctgaaattttcaggttaacttcaaactcgatgacaatgcaatttacaactataaaaacggctggaccgattttgataaaatttgaatggagtgggTTTAAAAACGAGggctcttatattttttaaatctagtttCCGTTTCACAACATTTATCAAGTCCAAGGTCAGACTAATGCTCGTAGCAAGCGGTGcatacacattaaaaatatgttagatTCGACTTACTATGATTacaaatcaaatgttttattgattattATGAAAGCATGCTTGGATCTGAAGGTTAATGATATAGACGATTGCTTTacctaattgttttaaaacgtaTTGAcagcaaggatagccgagtggttgaggtcaccacgccaaacccactgcgcgacgtgttagttcgatccccgtaggacaagtattgtgtgatccacgaatgcttgttccgagtctgggtgtctttgtgcatgtgacttgaatgtttgtgaaactccccgcgatacaaggattaatttgggtagatattaaaaaaaactgtttagattgccaACAAATTCCGGAtacgtaggtattttttttattttttatttcgtaaacgaaaaatatactgaatacagtgatttaaaatctcgtgtgacgtcacttaccagtacgctttttactagcaagtgacgtttTTAGCCACCACTACcatacttaagtgctttttatctttcttattattttatgatgtgataaaatgaaaaatacgtgcgcaatatttttggaaatctgtctgacggtcTAAACAGAttcattttattagatttaggcccgatttttcaatcatcagttaatttttatctgaggaataaatatgaccgtttgacatattttctatacaaaagctgtcaaaacgtcaaacatattcgtcgaataaaagttgtCTGGTCATTGAAAAATGGGTCCTAACTCAAATACCCTATTCTTGaacgcgggagtcgttttaaaaagaCACGTATTTCACTATCAGTCAGGCTGGCGCATCActcatgaatattttacaagatGGCCGCGACGAAGTAGGGCACGCGTATAATAGCATCAAGTATTGCTTATTTTGTCGCATGACAGCGGATCAAACACATATGTTACTTTAGATCGAATGATACCCTCCTTTCCAAGTTAATTGGGGAATTTggaaacaattattatattgaaatagttGTATTGTGGCtagtaaactttttttaaccTCAGACGCTAAAAGGGAAgtgttattaaatgtttgacGTGTCTATCGGTCTGTCTGTCGCTATGTGtgattaatagattttaatttatttattttgtgtattaaaggtaaattatgtgTGAGcattcatttaacattttatgttaaaatcggtcaagccgttgaATAGTTTTGGGGGTGATAGTTTTTACTGTcggtttttttaattcttagttttattaaagtttgacACTccccactcaacccaaagtggaaagagtcatttgatgatttccaaACCGAAAAAGGCTTCTAAGTAAAAACTATGCCTCGCTTAtttagtaactagctgttgcccgcgacttcgtccacgtgggtAGAAGATCTTCAAGCCatcaaagatgaatattttttccacattttccattttatcttcgctcctattagtcgtagcgcgatattatatagcctaaagccttccttgataaatggtctattcaacacaaaacaaatcaattcgatccagtagatcctgagattagcgcgttcaaacaaacaaacaaactcttcagctttatatattagtaggtatagatagataaaaggGTCAGTGTATGGGAACAGCTGATAAAACATGAtatgtcattataattatacgGTCGCGGGTCGGTCACGTGAAAAGTATAAGTGATATTGTCACgtgactaagctataactgcatatgTAAGTAAATCGAGCACAagttaagctaagcttgacgcggttggtccgtagatgagtgaccatctttgtcataacgagttcctccatttttcggaaggcacgttaaattgttgggccggctgttattcatacatctttgacagtcgttactggtagtcagaagctagaaagtcagacaaccagtctaactaatgggtatcgtgttgtccataACTGGGTTGattaggtcagataggcagtcgctctataaaacactggtacttagctaagtcctgttagactggaagccgaccccaacatagttgggagaagGCACGTTACAATTGATATTTTACTTCTCCCTCTAATCGCCCCTTAACACGATACTCCGATATCATTTGCAGTGCAATTTGAGATCACAATATTTTGATGTTCACTGAAGTTAATTTTAGGTAGAATAGGTTATTCGGCTGCCGTGCTTGTCGCCGCCTGACACCATCGACCCGGTCAGGACTCGCTAACTAGACTAGTTGCAACACGCGACTTCATCTGAtgtaaaatattgcttaaaGTAAATtctacgaatattataaacgttctgagtctgggtgtcttgtgcatgtgatttatatgtttgtaaaacctgtgacacaaggattaaattcctaattgcgggtgttttttaataaaatggatgtttgttcctctttcacggaAAAACCATTGAAAGAATTGGGACGAAACTTGGTGGGAGATAGTTTACAACGAGGATTAATACATAAgattttattccgattttatgttcctgtgggatgattttttatttggttgCTGGGCCCGCGGCCAACagttttttacttacttattaaaTAGTCAGGACCttgtaaaatcttattttttgatTCGACCTGTGGGTTGCACTTTATTATAAGAACTAGCGGTGAACAGCTGCTCCGCTCCTGTGGAATGTTGCAGTGAAGCAAAAGTAATcccatttttttaagttgataaaGTCTTTTTCGCAGCTTAACAAACAGATTTACATTCACATAAAAGGTTAGGTTTCGGATACGGTTAAAAGAAACAACGCTCGCATgcaatttgacgacctccgtggtcgagtggcgtacgcaccggtttcaaggtgtcgctagctctgaggtcccgggttcgatccccggtcgggtcaatgtaaaaattcacatttctacattatctcgggtctgggtgtttgtggtaccttcgttgtatctgaattccataacacaagtgctttagcaacttactttgggttcagaacaatgtatgtgatgttgtccgcatttatttattattattaattatgaattgaatccttgtgtcgcgggggttttactaacattcaagtcaaatccACAAACAGAACCAGAATCATAACACcccattcgtggatcacacaaacgcttgtcctacggggatcgaactaacacgtcgcgaagtgggtttgacgtggtgacctcaatcactcgttTACCAGTTTCGATAAGTAACGTGATTTTCGCCTGTCATCATATTCTTAATGAAGCTGTTCCATCTGTCGAAATGTCGTTTAGCTAGAACGGCtgatagtaataatatttttctcccCACCAGTCAGTGTTTGAGGAGGCAGTATCCCTGCAGGTTGGCATCGCGTTGACGGCGATCGCGGTTTTTCTGTTCTTCGTGTGTTTCATGGGATTCTATGGAGCCATCACCAGGTCACCGTTCCTACTGTTTATGGTGAGTGGACGAAATTTACTACTTATAAATCTTTCTgaaattataaacgcgaaagcttgtatgtatagatgtttgttcgtctttcacgctaaaactacggaacggatttagacgaaacgtggtacacagatagtttataaccgggattaacacataggttagttttatcccgattttatgttcccgtgggatcattatTGATTTGTaacgggcgggcccgcgggtaaAAGCTACTATGCTTGCGGCAttacaaattagattttaaatggAGTTCGAAATTGTGGTAAATTTTTTCATGCGATAtacactgagcgcgacgtgttgcgggttcgatccccgcgtaggacaaacgtttgtttgatccacgagtgcttgtcctgagtctgggtgtctttgtgcatgtgacttgaatgtttgtaaatcgcagcgcgatacaaggattaaattccttagtgcgggagaacttaataaaaatcattgaattTATTCTCCTTCTTTCAGTACTCTGCCCTGGTGATACTACTTCTGCTTCTAGAATGTTCTCTTCTGTATTATTTCTCAAGCAATCTGGTAGAGGTAAGTAAAGTATGCTCTGCGAAtgtttcatatgtttttttatcaaagaataCGAGGTTCGTATTacattctatactaatattataaagctaaagagtttggtTATTTAaccgcgctaatctcaggaatatCTGGTTCAATTTCAAGTCAATATTAAACAGCTCATTTATTGCGTCATCGGTGAAAAGCCTGAATACTtagatattaaatatgaaatattgtttcacaGAAAGGTCTACAAGATGACGGGCAGTGGACGCACGCGATGCGTCTTGCATTCCAATGTTGTGAACATAAGTGAGTTTCCATCCATTTTATTTACCCAAACTAGAAAACACCATTCTTTATTAATCTCAGTTTAAAAAACGACATCTACATGAAGGACCTTAGTACCGCGggacgtttcacaaacattcaagtcacatgcactatgacacccagactcaggacaagcattcgtggatcacacaaatgcttgtcaagGTCTACAGATGGATCAAACTTATATTTCTTCTTCGGGCTTTTAAAAAGTGAGCCCTGCTTTGAGGTAGCAACCCTCAAAACTCGGACTGGATgtaacaatgattttttttttaaatgcggacaacatcacatacattgttctgaacccaaagtaagttgctaaagcacttgtgttatggaatccacatacaacgaaggtaccacaaacacccagacccgagacaatgcagaaatgtgaatttttacattgacgcgaccggggttcgaacccgggacctcagagctagcgacaccttgaaaccagtgcgtacgccactcgaccacggaggtcgtcgtttatttttcaattcccaaaattaggtacataaagtttagctaagtagtttttttttaactcttcgGTATTATAACGTTATTATTAATAAGCCATGTCCCCACAGTGCCTCAGAACCAGATATTCGGAAGCCCCCATGGTCGTGCTGCGGCCCAGCCGCTTATCCAGATAACTGTACAAGCACACTTTTATATAAGAAGGTATGATACCTACAATACTTAGATGTCACGTGTTAAActtgaaaaagtataaaaaatctgaaagtTAACAGGTATGTTTGTTTAAGCCGACctaaacatagttgggaaaaggctaggatgataaaTGACGATGCTTATGAAATATATGCAGTACCTACAGCAAAACatcattttttacaaaaacaatcctGGTCTCTCTGTTTGTCCGGGCTAATCTCAGAAATGGCTGCACCGATTTCGACTAGACTTTTATTACCTGTATATATAATAAGGAGTAACTAATTctactcttttttttaagtcttttatttcagaaaaacgCCTCAAGTTCAGCATAGTTTAAcaataaactatattaaatcTACAGGATTGCCACGCATCCATCTCGGTCTGGTTAGACCGCTATCTCCTCCCGGTGTACACGTCTCTAGCTGTCATCCATGTTGTGTTGGCGTCCTGCTCTATCCTGAGGCGGTCGTGTCATGCATCTCGCTCTTACAGCTAGCGATCGCATCGACGCGTGAACGGTAAGCAGCCATctttaaataggtaatttttaaacattagttTCCTAAGACTTTTGTGCTGTGATGAAAGCTTGCAGCAAACTCTATATTAAAGTAGAAGTTGCTCTAACTTATAAagcaaatcaaatcaaatcaaatcatttattcattggCGAATATGGGTACATAgaagttcttaaatattttaatactgcACATTAACCATATCCCACCTACAAAGGCATGCAaactacacaattttaaaaatcactgcagagaacattgttttgttaaatctaAATCTTATACAATCTTAAGTTATCCTCTAGGTATTCTGCCACATTGTAATAtgcttttcttaataataatatcttgacACTAATCTTAAATCtatctatatttgttatttCCCGAACGGATTTTGGTAAATGGTTATAGATACGTGGAGCCATacataaaatgcttttgttaaatAGTGCTGTCTTGTTTTCTggtaaacttatattataagttAATCTTTggcttttaaactttttgaagtaGTGCATGTTTTTTCTAACgaacattaaaacctatttcactaatgtaataaatgattGTATTCTGGACCGGTTTTGATCAAATTTGTTATTGAGATAGCTAATACATtggatattttttcttattattccGAATTCATTAAA is a window from the Trichoplusia ni isolate ovarian cell line Hi5 chromosome 3, tn1, whole genome shotgun sequence genome containing:
- the LOC113492247 gene encoding leukocyte surface antigen CD53-like, which produces MDKHTSRTSKVAAWILWIVNCFVMVICALLVALGLWIISSPTSLASVLEASGSMIIKSVFEEAVSLQVGIALTAIAVFLFFVCFMGFYGAITRSPFLLFMYSALVILLLLLECSLLYYFSSNLVEKGLQDDGQWTHAMRLAFQCCEHNASEPDIRKPPWSCCGPAAYPDNCTSTLLYKKDCHASISVWLDRYLLPVYTSLAVIHVVLASCSILRRSCHASRSYS